From a single Aspergillus puulaauensis MK2 DNA, chromosome 2, nearly complete sequence genomic region:
- a CDS encoding nucleoside transmembrane transporter FUN26 (COG:P;~EggNog:ENOG410PM8K;~InterPro:IPR036259,IPR002259;~TransMembrane:10 (o46-71i83-105o117-138i145-163o221-243i280-298o318-339i351-369o384-411i423-442o);~go_component: GO:0016021 - integral component of membrane [Evidence IEA];~go_function: GO:0005337 - nucleoside transmembrane transporter activity [Evidence IEA];~go_process: GO:1901642 - nucleoside transmembrane transport [Evidence IEA]) yields MDRIRRWIAPPTAEYEPIQEPVVPYDDDLDTPNAQTRLAPPFSRPVYWIFFILGVSMLWAWNMFLAAAPFFHQRFQSDNWAMTHYQSSILTVSTVTNLGSVFVLAKLQESASYPRRIIVSLLINIVVFTLLAFSTLVLKDASVKVYFGFVMVMVFGASMATGINQNGVFAYVSGFGREEYTQAIMGGQGVAGVLPPLAQMLSVLVAPEPGKEQAQEASWRSAFACFIIATGVSSLTLVSFVWLTKRQTEHILDYQSESSNADTTPNKTVGLWTLFSKLRLSAISIYLCFAITMIFPVYTSKIESVNDHTGGSRLYQPAVFIPLAFFFWNAGDLLARMLVLNPRYSIAHRPWALLTLALARAGFIPLYLLCNVSGRGAVVQSDFFYLFIVQALFGVTNGYLSSCCMMGAGYFVSADEREPAGGFMSLMLVGGLATGSLLSFFASGA; encoded by the exons GCCGAGTATGAGCCGATCCAGGAGCCAGTCGTGCCCTACGACGATGATTTAGATACACCCAATGCCCAGACACGGTTGGCTCCGCCCTTCTCGAGACCTGTGTACTggatattttttatcttgGGTGTGTCTATGTTATGGGCGTG GAATATGTTTCTTGCCGCGGCGCCATTTTTCCATCAGCGATTCCAATCAGACAACTGGGCGATGACTCACTACCAGTCCTCTATATTGACCGTGTCGACCGTCACCAACTTGGGCTCCGTATTCGTACTCGCCAAGCTGCAGGAATCAGCGTCATACCCGAGGCGAATTATAGTATCGTTACTGATCAACATCGTCGTTTTCACCCTCCTTGCATTCTCTACCCTTGTGCTGAAAGACGCCTCGGTGAAGGTGTACTTCGGGTTCGTGATGGTCATGGTGTTTGGGGCTAGCATGGCCACCGGAATCAACCAGAATGGAGTGTTTGCATACGTATCAGGGtttggaagagaagaatatACACAAGCAATTATGGGTGGCCAAGGAGTGGCAGGCGTATTGCCTCCTTTAGCGCAAATGCTCTCTGTCCTAGTGGCTCCAGAGCCGGGAAAAGAGCAGGCGCAAGAGGCGTCTTGGAGATCAGCCTTTGCATGCTTCATTATTGCGACAGGCGTATCATCCTTGACACTTGTTTCCTTTGTATGGCTCACGAAGCGACAAACCGAACACATCTTGGACTACCAATCTGAATCTTCTAATGCCGACACAACACCCAACAAGACCGTGGGCCTCTGGACACTTTTCTCAAAGCTTCGGCTGTCCGCTATCTCAATCTACCTGTGCTTCGCGATAACAATGATTTTCCCCGTCTACACCTCCAAAATTGAGTCTGTCAACGACCACACTGGTGGCTCTCGACTCTACCAACCAGCCGTTTTCATCCCACtggcgttcttcttctggaacgCTGGCGACCTACTCGCCAGAATGCTCGTCCTGAACCCACGCTACTCCATAGCGCACCGGCCCTGGGCACTCTTAACCCTCGCCCTTGCCCGTGCAGGATTCATCCCTCTTTACCTGCTTTGCAACGTCAGTGGTCGAGGCGCTGTCGTACAAAGCGACTTCTTCTACCTTTTCATCGTCCAGGCACTATTCGGCGTAACGAATGGGTACCTTTCGAGTTGTTGTATGATGGGCGCAGGTTACTTTGTTTCGGCGGATGAGCGTGAACCTGCTGGCGGGTTTATGAGTCTCATGTTGGTTGGTGGTCTAGCGACGGGAAGTCTCTTGAGCTTCTTTGCGTCTGGGGCATGA